One Gossypium raimondii isolate GPD5lz chromosome 3, ASM2569854v1, whole genome shotgun sequence genomic window carries:
- the LOC105796706 gene encoding transcriptional regulator SUPERMAN has protein sequence MATNQGFEEDYLSGFSWPPRSYTCSFCERGFRSAQALGGHMNVHRRDKARLRQLPPPMDHHGQSPFLNLNLNLNFNPNPNFSSSSLVSSPLPCEMKKRLVNETVVDSTDSTSMKGAKPLFGVKEFKDYGCNNKFMKKKKKNVSLDLGLDLEMGVGSDSKEDLDLELRLGYT, from the coding sequence ATGGCCACGAATCAAGGTTTTGAAGAAGATTATCTATCTGGGTTTTCATGGCCGCCAAGATCTTACACTTGCAGTTTCTGCGAGAGAGGATTTAGATCAGCTCAAGCTCTGGGTGGTCACATGAATGTTCACAGGAGAGATAAAGCCAGGCTAAGACAATTACCTCCTCCAATGGATCATCATGGTCAGTCACCATTTCTGAACCTTAACCTTAACCTTAACtttaaccctaaccctaatttctcttcttcatccttGGTTTCTTCTCCATTACCTTGTGAAATGAAGAAACGGTTAGTTAATGAAACCGTCGTAGATAGCACGGATTCAACGAGCATGAAGGGTGCAAAACCATTGTTTGGAgtcaaagaattcaaagatTATGGGTGTAATAATAAGttcatgaagaagaaaaaaaagaatgtgAGTTTGGACTTGGGTTTAGACTTAGAGATGGGTGTGGGTAGTGATTCCAAGGAAGATTTGGATTTGGAACTTCGATTGGGATACacttaa